The Bernardetia litoralis DSM 6794 genome includes a window with the following:
- a CDS encoding phosphoribosylaminoimidazolesuccinocarboxamide synthase, with the protein MTRDGVVGNVAKVTVGNNIARTLVIYGAITVGLFYFGYEAYKNGQTLQPILFGLIGLYLIYGIVSSLNNSATPTIDREKIKDVKLKKAIKGLTRSRFEVLFEDENGKIKKRLIMLPGSLTDGQNETENAVEIMREEQLLK; encoded by the coding sequence TTGACAAGAGACGGGGTTGTTGGAAATGTGGCTAAAGTGACTGTTGGAAACAACATTGCTAGGACTCTTGTAATTTACGGAGCAATAACAGTTGGACTTTTCTATTTTGGTTATGAAGCATACAAAAACGGACAAACCTTACAGCCAATTTTATTTGGACTAATCGGACTATATCTGATTTACGGAATTGTAAGTAGTCTAAATAATTCAGCGACACCAACTATCGACCGAGAAAAAATTAAAGATGTAAAACTGAAAAAAGCTATTAAAGGGCTGACTCGTTCGAGATTTGAAGTACTGTTCGAAGATGAGAACGGAAAAATCAAAAAACGACTAATTATGCTTCCAGGCTCATTGACTGACGGACAGAATGAAACAGAAAACGCTGTTGAGATAATGAGAGAAGAACAACTATTGAAATAA